A window of Thermococcus aggregans contains these coding sequences:
- a CDS encoding dicarboxylate/amino acid:cation symporter — MSIVKKYTSIPLPYRVGVAFLLGVAFGLALWYYDMANASNLGERIATYISPFGAVLVRMLKMVVIPIVFFSLIVGSSGLSPKKLGRVGGKVILWYMFTSFIAAMIGVSIAMFVHPGQGVAVDVEKLGSSMGEGGPSITPPAGLTDLILKMFTNPFEALANGEFLPIIVFALLFGLAARVLLDHTQNETERKQIQSILDFAAGANSVMFKIVSWILEYFPIGVFSLAVVNFGLYGPSIIGPYLKAVLGVISGIVIMIFIVYSILISVFLKENPIDFFKRAKEVMITSFFTRSSAATLPVTIKTAIESFRVKRELAEFSLPVGATINMNGVCIHLPMWAVFAADVFGIDLTIGSLAIVIITTVLSAIGAGGVPGGSLMLLFIVLGTLGLEPSQISIIVALALGVNPLIDMFETMNNVTGDLCCTYIVAKKEGMLE; from the coding sequence ATGAGCATTGTAAAAAAGTACACTAGCATACCCCTGCCCTATAGGGTCGGGGTTGCATTCTTGTTGGGTGTTGCATTCGGATTGGCTCTTTGGTACTACGATATGGCAAATGCCAGCAATCTCGGGGAAAGGATAGCAACGTACATCTCACCTTTTGGTGCAGTGCTCGTAAGGATGCTCAAAATGGTCGTTATACCAATAGTGTTCTTCTCCCTTATAGTTGGTTCTTCAGGACTTTCACCAAAGAAGCTGGGAAGAGTTGGAGGAAAAGTCATCCTATGGTACATGTTTACTTCATTCATAGCAGCTATGATTGGAGTGAGTATTGCCATGTTTGTACACCCTGGACAGGGAGTTGCAGTTGACGTCGAGAAGTTGGGAAGCTCTATGGGAGAAGGCGGCCCCTCCATAACTCCACCAGCGGGTCTGACTGACTTGATTCTCAAGATGTTTACCAACCCATTTGAGGCACTGGCAAATGGAGAGTTCCTCCCAATAATAGTCTTTGCACTCCTCTTTGGTCTTGCGGCAAGGGTTCTACTTGACCATACCCAAAATGAAACTGAAAGAAAGCAGATTCAATCAATACTCGACTTCGCCGCAGGTGCGAATTCAGTAATGTTCAAAATAGTATCTTGGATTCTGGAGTACTTCCCAATAGGTGTGTTCTCACTTGCAGTTGTCAACTTCGGTCTCTATGGACCTTCAATCATCGGGCCCTATCTGAAGGCGGTGCTGGGTGTCATTTCGGGAATTGTCATAATGATATTCATTGTTTACTCAATACTCATCTCCGTTTTCCTCAAGGAGAACCCAATAGACTTCTTCAAGAGGGCCAAGGAAGTCATGATAACATCGTTCTTCACTAGGAGTAGTGCCGCCACACTTCCAGTTACAATCAAAACGGCAATAGAGTCATTTAGAGTAAAGAGAGAGCTTGCAGAGTTCTCCCTTCCAGTGGGTGCAACGATAAACATGAACGGAGTGTGTATACATCTCCCAATGTGGGCGGTCTTTGCAGCGGATGTCTTTGGCATTGACCTTACAATCGGCTCCTTGGCCATAGTGATAATAACTACAGTACTGTCCGCAATAGGCGCTGGAGGAGTTCCCGGAGGAAGCTTAATGTTACTGTTTATAGTCCTTGGAACTTTAGGCCTTGAGCCAAGCCAGATATCAATAATCGTCGCTCTTGCCTTAGGAGTCAACCCACTCATAGACATGTTCGAGACAATGAACAACGTTACCGGAGACCTGTGCTGTACTTATATCGTGGCAAAGAAAGAGGGTATGCTTGAGTGA
- a CDS encoding thioredoxin family protein, which translates to MDELEMIRRKKMLELMKKAGMIEVKPKKPKVIIEVITAPGCPYCPIAVQMAKELEKKYEGVVAKEISVATPEGQKKAMEHNIMGTPTILINNRVEFIGVPNFAEFERRVRQYLSA; encoded by the coding sequence ATGGATGAACTGGAGATGATAAGGAGAAAGAAGATGCTCGAACTTATGAAGAAAGCGGGAATGATTGAAGTTAAACCCAAAAAACCGAAAGTCATAATCGAAGTCATTACTGCTCCCGGCTGTCCATACTGCCCAATAGCAGTCCAAATGGCAAAAGAGTTGGAGAAGAAATACGAGGGCGTCGTAGCGAAGGAGATAAGTGTTGCAACTCCAGAAGGACAGAAAAAGGCAATGGAGCACAATATTATGGGAACTCCAACGATTTTGATAAACAATCGTGTTGAATTCATAGGTGTACCAAACTTCGCTGAATTTGAAAGAAGGGTTAGGCAATATCTCTCCGCATAA
- a CDS encoding transcriptional regulator — MKTNAFEVASRYVYPSLRRRLVELLYEKGLKQTKIAELLHITQSAVSRYLNMDRGALVDISKFPDIDTELRSFADEIIRKKPDEYCIHRRLIEISLKMIGKGYICSLHAKIDPEVNPSECGVCLELFGG; from the coding sequence ATGAAGACCAACGCTTTTGAAGTTGCCTCGCGCTACGTTTATCCGTCGCTTAGAAGAAGGTTAGTTGAGCTGCTCTACGAGAAAGGGCTTAAACAGACCAAGATAGCCGAGCTCCTCCACATAACGCAGTCTGCCGTTTCACGCTACCTCAACATGGACAGAGGGGCTTTAGTTGATATCTCCAAATTCCCGGACATTGACACTGAGCTCCGCTCGTTTGCCGATGAAATTATCAGAAAAAAGCCTGACGAGTACTGCATTCATAGGAGACTCATAGAGATTTCACTCAAAATGATTGGGAAGGGCTATATCTGCTCATTGCATGCGAAGATCGACCCCGAGGTTAATCCGTCAGAATGTGGAGTGTGTCTTGAGCTTTTTGGCGGATAA